The Brenneria rubrifaciens genome has a window encoding:
- the dcuR gene encoding two-component system response regulator DcuR produces the protein MINVLIVDDDAMVAELNKSYLNQVAGFSCYATVPTLQQARNLLMQPNSEIDLVLLDIYMQQDNGLDLLPIIREVSEKTDVIIISSASDVYTIKKALHYGVVDYLIKPFQFSRFEQALTAYREEANLLKHRDFVAQSDIDNLIRRTSSNSAGERKKLPKGLTSLTLRTVCEWVEGNQGAEFSTEMLANAIGISRVSCRKYLIYLSETGILATNILYGSTGRPVYLYRLLPEKQDALRQYCE, from the coding sequence ATGATTAATGTACTGATTGTTGATGACGATGCCATGGTTGCAGAGCTAAACAAATCTTATCTGAATCAGGTTGCTGGATTTAGCTGCTATGCGACAGTGCCTACATTGCAGCAGGCAAGAAATTTACTGATGCAACCGAATTCCGAAATCGACCTGGTATTGCTGGATATCTATATGCAACAGGATAACGGTCTGGATTTGTTACCTATCATCCGTGAAGTGAGTGAAAAGACGGATGTAATTATTATTTCTTCTGCCAGTGACGTCTATACCATTAAAAAAGCGCTGCACTACGGTGTGGTGGATTATTTGATTAAGCCTTTCCAGTTCTCGCGTTTTGAGCAGGCATTAACGGCTTACCGTGAAGAAGCGAATTTACTGAAACACCGTGATTTCGTGGCGCAGTCTGATATTGATAACCTGATTCGTCGCACCAGCAGCAACTCGGCCGGCGAGCGTAAGAAATTGCCGAAGGGGTTGACCAGCCTAACCTTGCGCACCGTGTGTGAGTGGGTTGAAGGTAATCAGGGGGCCGAGTTTTCAACGGAAATGCTGGCCAATGCCATTGGCATTTCCCGCGTTTCTTGCCGTAAATACCTGATATACCTGTCTGAAACGGGGATTCTGGCTACCAATATTCTTTATGGCTCTACAGGGCGTCCGGTGTATCTCTACCGGCTGTTGCCAGAGAAGCAGGATGCGCTGCGGCAGTATTGCGAGTGA
- a CDS encoding 2-hydroxycarboxylate transporter family protein — MKKTETDILCHSNLPIDSSKSTSFMETIFKMKIGSVPILLFIAIAAIVTVSAYAGFLPRNMIGGFAVIMTMGFLLAHIGHNIPVFKDIGGPAILCLMVPSIMVYFDFFNDNTMKTVHLLMKEANFLYFVIACLVVGSILGMNRKILIQGMVRMFVPLVVGTVTALVTGLLVGKLCGYSFYHTFFFIIVPIIGGGIGEGILPLSLAYSAILGESPDVYVAQLAPAAVVGNIFAILCAGMLSRLGMRRKDLNGEGRLVRSDEDNAMFAVNEAPKPVDFHLMGGGLLMICAFFIVGGLLEHVVHIPGPVLMILIAVFCKYGRVVPAIMETGAHSVYKFVSSSLVWPLMIGLGMLYIPLESVVSVFSVGYVIVCGSVVLSMALVSFFIAPYLNMYPIEASIVTTCHSGLGGTGDVAILSASNRMSLMPFAQIATRIGGASTVIGATLLLGWII, encoded by the coding sequence ATGAAAAAAACCGAAACAGATATTCTATGTCATAGCAATCTTCCCATAGATTCATCGAAGTCCACCTCATTCATGGAAACTATTTTTAAAATGAAAATAGGCTCTGTTCCCATCCTCCTTTTTATCGCCATTGCCGCTATTGTTACCGTCTCCGCTTACGCGGGCTTCCTGCCTAGAAATATGATTGGCGGCTTCGCCGTTATTATGACAATGGGTTTTTTACTGGCGCATATCGGACACAATATTCCAGTCTTTAAAGATATTGGCGGTCCGGCCATTCTTTGCCTGATGGTGCCGTCAATCATGGTGTATTTTGATTTTTTCAATGACAACACCATGAAGACCGTACACCTGCTGATGAAAGAGGCGAATTTCCTTTACTTCGTTATCGCCTGTCTGGTGGTCGGCAGTATTCTGGGTATGAACCGCAAAATCCTGATCCAAGGGATGGTTCGTATGTTCGTTCCGCTGGTTGTTGGTACGGTTACCGCATTGGTGACCGGCCTGCTGGTCGGCAAACTGTGCGGCTATAGCTTTTACCACACTTTCTTTTTCATCATCGTGCCGATTATCGGCGGCGGTATTGGTGAAGGCATCCTGCCGCTGTCATTAGCCTACTCAGCCATTTTGGGCGAAAGCCCGGATGTGTATGTCGCACAGCTCGCCCCAGCTGCCGTTGTCGGTAACATCTTCGCGATTCTATGCGCCGGCATGCTGTCTCGTCTCGGCATGCGCCGTAAAGACCTGAACGGTGAAGGCCGTCTGGTGCGCAGCGATGAGGACAACGCGATGTTTGCCGTTAACGAAGCGCCCAAACCGGTGGATTTCCATTTGATGGGCGGCGGGCTGCTGATGATCTGCGCCTTCTTTATCGTCGGCGGGCTGCTTGAACATGTGGTTCATATTCCAGGGCCGGTGCTGATGATTTTGATTGCCGTATTCTGCAAATATGGCCGCGTGGTCCCCGCCATCATGGAAACCGGCGCGCACAGCGTTTACAAGTTTGTCTCCAGTTCGCTGGTATGGCCGCTGATGATCGGATTGGGCATGCTGTATATCCCGTTAGAAAGCGTGGTTTCCGTGTTCTCGGTCGGCTACGTGATCGTCTGTGGTTCGGTTGTCCTGTCCATGGCCCTGGTCAGCTTCTTTATCGCGCCTTATCTGAACATGTACCCGATAGAAGCCTCAATCGTTACCACTTGCCATAGCGGTCTGGGTGGTACGGGCGACGTGGCGATTCTGTCTGCGTCTAACCGCATGTCTCTAATGCCGTTCGCACAGATCGCCACTCGTATCGGTGGGGCGTCAACGGTGATTGGCGCAACGTTGTTACTGGGATGGATCATATAA
- the dppA gene encoding dipeptide ABC transporter periplasmic-binding protein DppA, which translates to MANSLAKSRVLTLGFGLLAMSVAAGLQAKTLVYCSEGSPEGFNPQLFTSGTTFDASSIPIYNRLIEFKDGTTDLEPGLAEKWDVSDDGKTYTFHLRKGVKWQNNKDFKPSREFNADDVIFSFMRQQDANHPYHKVSGGSYEYYQGMGMPELISKIEKVDDYTVRFELTRPEAPFLADLAMDFASIMSAEYGDKMLKAGTPEKIDLNPIGTGPFQLQQYQKDSRILYKTFAGFWGTKPGIDRLVFSITPDASVRYAKLQKDECQIMPYPNPADLTRMKEDKNITLLQKPGLNVGYLAYNVEKKPLDNVKVRQALSYAVNKSAIIEAVYQGAGQAAKNLIPPTMWGYNDDVIDYAYDPEKAKTLLKEAGMPNGFSIDLWAMPVQRPYNPNARRMAEMIQSDWAKIGVKAKIVTYEWGEYLKRAKDGEHQTVLMGWTGDNGDPDNFLATLFSCDAAKDGSNYSKWCYKPFEDLIQPARSTSEHTKRVELYQQAQVVMHDQAPALIVAHSTVYEPIRNNVKGYVIQPRGVHSFNHVTLD; encoded by the coding sequence ATGGCAAATTCCCTGGCTAAATCAAGGGTACTGACACTCGGCTTTGGTCTGCTGGCAATGTCTGTCGCGGCAGGTTTGCAGGCGAAAACCCTCGTTTATTGTTCAGAAGGCTCTCCAGAAGGGTTTAATCCGCAATTGTTTACTTCTGGCACGACGTTTGATGCCAGTTCCATTCCTATCTATAACCGCCTGATTGAATTTAAAGACGGCACAACCGATCTTGAGCCCGGTCTGGCAGAGAAATGGGATGTTAGCGACGATGGAAAAACTTATACCTTCCATCTGCGTAAAGGGGTGAAGTGGCAGAATAATAAAGATTTCAAACCTTCCCGTGAATTCAACGCGGATGACGTGATTTTCTCCTTTATGCGTCAGCAGGATGCCAACCACCCCTACCATAAAGTTTCTGGCGGCAGCTATGAATACTACCAGGGGATGGGGATGCCGGAACTGATCAGCAAAATTGAAAAAGTGGATGACTATACCGTCCGTTTTGAGCTGACTCGCCCTGAAGCGCCGTTCCTGGCCGACCTAGCGATGGATTTTGCTTCCATAATGTCAGCCGAGTATGGCGATAAGATGCTGAAAGCCGGCACCCCGGAAAAAATTGACCTGAACCCGATTGGCACCGGGCCGTTCCAACTGCAACAGTATCAGAAAGACTCCCGTATTCTGTACAAAACCTTTGCAGGTTTCTGGGGGACTAAACCGGGTATCGATCGTCTGGTCTTCTCTATCACCCCGGATGCCTCCGTGCGTTACGCTAAGTTGCAAAAAGACGAATGTCAGATTATGCCGTATCCGAACCCGGCCGATCTGACGCGCATGAAAGAAGATAAAAACATTACGCTACTGCAAAAACCGGGTCTTAACGTTGGTTATCTGGCATACAATGTTGAGAAAAAACCGTTGGATAACGTGAAAGTTCGTCAGGCGTTGAGTTACGCGGTCAATAAATCCGCCATTATTGAAGCGGTTTATCAGGGCGCGGGTCAGGCGGCGAAGAACCTGATCCCGCCGACCATGTGGGGCTATAACGACGACGTTATAGACTATGCTTACGATCCGGAAAAAGCCAAAACGCTGCTGAAAGAAGCGGGAATGCCGAATGGCTTTTCCATCGATCTGTGGGCGATGCCGGTACAGCGTCCGTATAACCCGAATGCCCGCCGTATGGCTGAAATGATCCAGTCTGACTGGGCGAAAATCGGCGTCAAAGCCAAGATTGTGACCTACGAGTGGGGCGAATATCTCAAGCGCGCCAAAGACGGCGAACACCAGACCGTGTTGATGGGTTGGACCGGCGATAACGGCGATCCGGATAACTTTCTGGCCACGCTGTTCAGTTGTGATGCGGCCAAAGATGGCTCCAACTACTCCAAATGGTGCTACAAGCCGTTTGAAGACCTGATCCAGCCGGCTCGCTCGACATCCGAACATACAAAACGCGTCGAACTGTACCAACAGGCTCAGGTCGTGATGCACGATCAGGCGCCGGCGCTGATCGTCGCGCACTCCACGGTGTATGAGCCGATACGTAACAATGTGAAAGGCTACGTCATTCAGCCGCGTGGTGTTCACAGCTTTAATCACGTGACGTTGGATTAA